A window of the Veillonellaceae bacterium genome harbors these coding sequences:
- the csaB gene encoding polysaccharide pyruvyl transferase CsaB, whose translation MSDIVISGYYGFANAGDEAMLAAMIEVLTDLEPNVKITVISGNPDDTRERHGVKAVYRLNYPEIIRALSKSDLLISGGGSLLQDVTSDRSLYYYLSIMMLAKKLGKKVMLYAQGIGPVRGALARGAMSYIGNMVDLITVRDEGSRDELKRLKVTKPPVYVTADPVVAMHPVDRQIGRAILSKNGVEGGAPLIGISVREWKDWSHYKNAVAQVSDQIIDEFGARVVFLPMQWPEDYTAAKKIASRTKRPATVLPDKYTTSELLSLIGNFDMLISIRLHALIFASVMHVPMIGLSYDPKIDRFLETIGERHAGTLKTVTVDGLMTKVRAMWPEINRPNKAREEKIKSLRKKACYNAELALELINKSRG comes from the coding sequence ATGAGTGATATCGTTATTTCGGGGTACTACGGTTTTGCCAATGCCGGTGATGAAGCCATGTTGGCCGCAATGATCGAAGTGCTGACCGATCTTGAGCCAAATGTAAAAATAACCGTTATTTCGGGCAACCCGGATGATACGCGCGAGCGGCACGGGGTTAAAGCCGTATACCGGCTTAACTATCCGGAAATTATTCGGGCGCTGTCCAAGAGCGATTTGCTGATAAGCGGCGGCGGAAGTTTGCTGCAGGATGTTACCAGTGACCGCAGTTTGTATTATTACTTAAGTATTATGATGCTGGCCAAGAAACTAGGGAAAAAGGTTATGCTGTATGCCCAGGGAATTGGGCCGGTGCGTGGCGCTCTGGCGCGCGGTGCCATGAGCTATATCGGCAATATGGTAGATTTAATTACCGTCCGGGATGAAGGATCTCGCGATGAGCTTAAACGACTCAAGGTTACTAAACCGCCGGTGTATGTAACGGCCGACCCGGTTGTTGCTATGCATCCTGTTGACCGGCAGATCGGGCGGGCAATCTTAAGTAAAAACGGTGTTGAAGGCGGGGCTCCGCTCATCGGCATTTCTGTTCGGGAGTGGAAAGACTGGAGCCACTATAAAAATGCTGTGGCACAGGTTTCTGACCAAATAATCGACGAATTTGGCGCCCGGGTCGTGTTTCTTCCCATGCAATGGCCTGAGGATTATACGGCTGCCAAAAAGATAGCCAGCCGCACTAAGCGGCCAGCAACAGTGCTGCCCGATAAATACACGACCAGCGAACTGCTTTCGCTCATCGGCAATTTTGACATGCTGATCAGTATTCGCCTGCATGCGTTGATTTTTGCTTCTGTTATGCATGTGCCAATGATTGGTTTGTCTTATGATCCCAAGATCGACCGCTTTTTGGAGACAATCGGCGAGCGGCATGCGGGAACGCTTAAAACCGTTACGGTTGACGGATTGATGACGAAGGTTCGGGCCATGTGGCCGGAAATAAACCGTCCTAATAAAGCGCGTGAGGAGAAGATAAAATCTCTGCGCAAAAAAGCCTGTTATAATGCTGAACTTGCTCTGGAATTAATCAATAAATCCCGGGGGTGA
- a CDS encoding YitT family protein, with product MPTWVRNYLGVLLGVVIEAIALNMFLIPNKIAAGGVSGLATVLYYLFNWPVGVIMLLFNIPLFIIGIKVLGARYGINTLFGAVALSLAIDWTAPYTPVLTQDLLLSSLYGGVLGGIGMGLIFRFKGNTAGTALAAAIINKLSGISVGQSLLIADFFVIAFSGIAFKSAELALYGLISLYVTSLIIDIVQEGPSAAKAFWIMTDKPAEISQAIIEDLGRGVTLFQGKGGYTGQARDMLFCVVETGEFTRLKDVIKQKDPNAFVIVTDAHEVLGEGFTLIR from the coding sequence CTGCCAACATGGGTTCGCAACTACTTAGGGGTACTATTGGGCGTAGTTATTGAAGCTATCGCCCTCAATATGTTTTTGATACCTAACAAGATTGCTGCCGGCGGTGTTAGCGGTCTGGCCACTGTACTTTACTATTTATTCAACTGGCCGGTCGGCGTTATTATGCTGCTTTTCAATATTCCCCTGTTTATTATCGGCATCAAGGTCCTGGGCGCAAGATATGGCATTAATACATTGTTTGGGGCGGTTGCCTTATCGCTTGCTATCGATTGGACGGCACCTTATACTCCGGTATTGACGCAGGACCTGCTGCTTAGTTCGCTGTACGGCGGGGTACTGGGCGGTATCGGGATGGGGCTGATCTTCCGCTTCAAGGGGAATACTGCTGGAACGGCCTTGGCCGCTGCAATCATTAATAAATTATCCGGCATCAGTGTCGGACAGTCGCTGCTAATCGCGGATTTCTTTGTAATTGCGTTTTCCGGCATTGCCTTTAAGAGCGCGGAACTAGCGCTTTACGGTCTAATTTCGCTCTATGTTACATCATTAATTATCGATATTGTTCAGGAAGGCCCAAGCGCTGCGAAAGCTTTTTGGATTATGACCGACAAGCCGGCTGAGATTTCTCAGGCCATCATCGAGGATTTAGGCCGGGGTGTGACATTATTTCAAGGAAAAGGCGGCTATACCGGTCAAGCCCGCGATATGCTGTTTTGTGTCGTCGAGACGGGTGAATTTACCCGGCTTAAGGATGTTATTAAGCAAAAAGATCCTAATGCTTTTGTAATTGTAACTGATGCTCATGAAGTACTGGGTGAAGGTTTTACCCTGATTAGATAA
- a CDS encoding transketolase family protein — translation MGKATREAYGEALREMGLENKDIVVLDADLSKSTKTNVFGKAFPDRHFNVGIAEQNLMGVAAGLAAAGKIPFVSTFAMFAAGRAFEQIRNSICYPKLNVKVAATHAGLTVGEDGASHQAIEDISLMRSIPNMTVIVPADAMETRYAVAWAAKHHGPVYLRLGRMAVPDVFGDGYEFEMGKAVELANGTDVTIMATGVMVSPARRAADELTASGYSARVLNIHTIKPIDKEAVIKAAQDTGAVVTCEEHSIIGGLGSAVAEVLVENMPVPMERVGVLDTFGESGTPDVLLEKYNLTVTDIVKAAKRVISRKR, via the coding sequence ATGGGTAAAGCAACACGTGAAGCTTATGGTGAAGCCCTTCGCGAGATGGGGCTGGAAAATAAAGATATCGTTGTATTAGATGCTGACTTGTCGAAATCGACAAAGACCAATGTTTTTGGCAAGGCCTTTCCTGATAGACATTTTAATGTTGGGATTGCCGAGCAAAACTTGATGGGCGTGGCGGCCGGACTTGCGGCTGCCGGCAAAATTCCTTTCGTATCGACCTTCGCCATGTTTGCAGCCGGTCGGGCTTTTGAGCAAATCCGCAACTCGATTTGCTATCCGAAACTCAATGTCAAGGTGGCTGCAACTCACGCCGGTCTGACTGTTGGCGAAGATGGCGCATCACACCAAGCTATTGAGGATATTTCGCTAATGCGCAGTATCCCCAATATGACAGTAATCGTTCCGGCTGATGCCATGGAGACTCGCTATGCGGTCGCATGGGCTGCCAAACATCACGGACCGGTTTATTTACGACTGGGCCGGATGGCGGTGCCAGACGTGTTCGGCGACGGCTACGAGTTTGAAATGGGCAAAGCGGTAGAACTGGCTAACGGTACCGATGTAACTATCATGGCTACTGGCGTAATGGTATCGCCGGCGCGGCGGGCGGCCGACGAGCTTACGGCTTCCGGCTATAGCGCTCGGGTGCTCAACATCCACACCATTAAACCGATTGACAAAGAGGCTGTTATTAAAGCCGCCCAAGATACCGGCGCTGTAGTAACCTGCGAGGAACACAGCATTATCGGCGGTCTGGGCAGCGCTGTTGCCGAAGTGCTTGTTGAAAATATGCCGGTACCCATGGAACGGGTCGGCGTTCTTGATACCTTCGGCGAATCTGGTACACCGGATGTACTGCTGGAAAAATACAACCTTACGGTAACCGATATTGTCAAAGCTGCTAAACGGGTAATCAGCCGTAAA
- a CDS encoding transketolase, whose product MAEKLTAEKIAELEKRAKAIRRNIVAAVTEAKSGHPGGSLSAADILSVLYFAEMKVDPHKPDDVDRDRFVLSKGHAAPVLYGALAEKGFFPHNELLTLRKIDSRLQGHPSMKSLPGIDMSTGSLGQGLSAAAGMALAGRLDGRDYRVFALLGDGELEEGMVWEAAMFAAHYKLDNLTAFVDYNGLQIDGPIAEVMSPLPIPEKWEAFGWNVLQIDGHDIAAIYDAIQTAKTVKGKPTMIVARTVKGKGVCEMENVVDWHGKAPSSEECKKFLSQLED is encoded by the coding sequence ATGGCTGAAAAGCTAACTGCTGAAAAAATAGCTGAGCTTGAAAAACGGGCAAAGGCTATAAGGCGCAATATAGTTGCGGCCGTTACCGAGGCAAAATCGGGCCATCCGGGCGGATCACTGTCGGCCGCCGATATTCTTTCTGTGCTGTACTTTGCGGAAATGAAGGTTGATCCGCACAAACCCGATGATGTGGACCGCGACCGTTTTGTGTTGTCGAAAGGCCACGCTGCACCCGTTTTATATGGCGCGCTGGCAGAAAAGGGTTTTTTCCCGCACAATGAACTTCTGACGCTGCGCAAGATTGACAGCCGTCTGCAAGGTCATCCCAGCATGAAATCATTGCCGGGCATTGATATGTCTACGGGTTCACTGGGGCAAGGCCTAAGCGCCGCCGCCGGCATGGCGTTGGCCGGACGTCTTGACGGACGCGATTATCGCGTATTTGCCCTGTTGGGTGACGGTGAGCTCGAGGAAGGCATGGTTTGGGAAGCCGCTATGTTCGCTGCTCATTACAAGCTGGACAATCTTACTGCTTTTGTCGACTACAACGGGCTGCAGATCGACGGTCCGATAGCAGAGGTAATGTCGCCGCTGCCTATTCCTGAGAAGTGGGAGGCATTTGGCTGGAATGTCCTTCAAATTGACGGTCATGATATTGCTGCCATCTACGATGCTATCCAAACGGCCAAAACTGTTAAAGGCAAGCCGACCATGATTGTAGCCCGCACTGTTAAAGGCAAGGGCGTATGCGAGATGGAAAACGTTGTTGACTGGCATGGTAAGGCGCCAAGCAGCGAGGAATGCAAAAAGTTCCTCAGCCAGCTTGAAGATTAA